Proteins encoded in a region of the Pseudomonas putida genome:
- the hisH gene encoding imidazole glycerol phosphate synthase subunit HisH — MQTVAVIDYGMGNLHSVAKALEHVGAGKVLVTSDAAVIREADRVVFPGVGAIRDCMAEIRRLGFDSLVREVSQDRPFLGICVGMQALLEHSEENTGVDCIGLFPGQVRFFGKDLQEDGEHLKVPHMGWNEVAQTIDHPLWHDIPDRARFYFVHSYYINAGKPGQVVGRGHYGVDFAAALADGSRFAVQFHPEKSHTHGLQLLQNFVAWDGRW; from the coding sequence ATGCAGACGGTAGCCGTAATCGACTATGGCATGGGCAACCTGCACTCGGTGGCCAAGGCGCTTGAGCACGTAGGTGCCGGTAAGGTGTTGGTCACCAGCGATGCCGCAGTGATCCGCGAGGCCGACCGCGTGGTGTTCCCAGGTGTGGGTGCGATTCGCGACTGCATGGCCGAAATCCGCCGCCTGGGCTTCGACAGCCTGGTACGTGAAGTCAGCCAGGACCGCCCGTTCCTCGGTATCTGCGTCGGTATGCAGGCGCTGCTCGAACACAGCGAAGAAAACACCGGTGTCGATTGCATCGGTCTGTTTCCCGGCCAGGTGCGTTTCTTCGGCAAAGACCTGCAAGAAGACGGCGAGCACCTGAAGGTGCCGCACATGGGCTGGAACGAAGTTGCCCAGACCATCGACCACCCGCTGTGGCACGACATCCCCGACCGCGCACGTTTCTACTTCGTGCACAGCTACTACATCAATGCCGGCAAGCCGGGCCAGGTGGTCGGTCGCGGCCACTATGGCGTCGATTTCGCCGCCGCGCTGGCTGATGGCTCGCGCTTTGCCGTGCAGTTCCACCCGGAGAAGAGCCATACCCATGGCCTGCAGTTGCTGCAGAACTTCGTCGCCTGGGACGGGCGCTGGTAA